In the genome of Scyliorhinus torazame isolate Kashiwa2021f chromosome 27, sScyTor2.1, whole genome shotgun sequence, one region contains:
- the nfil3-6 gene encoding nuclear factor, interleukin 3 regulated, member 6, whose amino-acid sequence MSVLEPFQGVGEPKTDHLQGLTPAPRTLDLCTPRLSFADEAVSLLTNNSLLARSLLGTRQIKHKGANSMSRRKREFIPDEKKDNSYWDKRKKNNEAAKRSREKRRVNDIVLEQRVITLLEENARLKAELLALKFRFGLIKEPSEAPVAQNHPQPHRCISDVQSAFLPRSENVYAMQPVDSKSLPPRNQQFRAELGVEPESCVVSEDSGISTPGSSNVGSPVFFDDRLSDLDKFSPNHEDRYETQLSSSSDVEVDLGRMYPSESLKPTRSLELMEMVKSLPHKLRFKIGAGVEEGAEVDVKLKVVQMAMGSFGRGAPEPTVGQIREQQQGCYASALMPQADRGAAAGLALPTWRPHAGPLPDESKSGLNYRCMQGTAHLSAQGALRYPKDTLKEDSTYKSENSALKNQLASLSAEVAQLKKMFSQQMYSNLN is encoded by the coding sequence ATGTCCGTGCTTGAACCATTCCAGGGGGTTGGAGAACCAAAGACTGACCACCTCCAGGGTCTGACGCCAGCTCCTCGCACCCTGGACCTCTGCACTCCACGCCTGTCCTTCGCTGATGAAGCCGTGTCTTTGCTCACCAACAACAGCCTCTTGGCCAGGTCCCTGCTGGGCACCAGGCAGATCAAACATAAAGGCGCCAACTCCATGAGCCGCAGGAAACGGGAGTTCATCCCGGACGAGAAGAAAGACAACAGCTACTGGGACAAGCGTAAGAAGAACAACGAGGCAGCCAAGAGATCGCGGGAGAAGCGGCGAGTCAATGACATAGTCCTCGAGCAGCGAGTCATTACACTACTTGAGGAAAACGCCAGACTGAAGGCCGAACTCTTGGCTTTAAAGTTCAGGTTCGGTCTCATAAAGGAGCCCTCAGAGGCTCCCGTTGCCCAGAATCATCCCCAGCCTCACCGCTGCATTTCCGATGTTCAATCAGCTTTTCTGCCCAGATCTGAGAATGTTTATGCCATGCAGCCCGTGGACAGTAAGAGTCTTCCACCCAGGAACCAGCAGTTCAGAGCGGAACTTGGGGTGGAACCGGAGTCCTGCGTGGTGTCGGAAGACTCCGGGATCTCCACACCCGGAAGTTCCAACGTCGGAAGCCCCGTCTTCTTCGATGACCGCTTGAGTGACCTGGACAAATTCTCTCCCAATCACGAGGACCGCTACGAAACCCAGCTGTCCTCCAGCAGCGATGTGGAGGTGGACCTCGGGAggatgtatcccagtgagagcttgAAGCCAACAAGGTCCCTCGAGCTGATGGAGATGGTCAAGAGTTTGCCCCACAAGCTGCGCTTTAAAATCGGAGCTGGGGTGGAAGAGGGTGCCGAGGTCGACGTGAAACTCAAGGTGGTCCAGATGGCGATGGGCAGCTTTGGCAGGGGTGCCCCCGAGCCCACAGTCGGACAAAtcagggagcagcagcagggatgcTACGCCAGTGCACTGATGCCACAGGCCGACCGAGGAGCTGCCGCCGGCTTGGCACTGCCCACTTGGCGACCTCATGCCGGACCTTTACCAGACGAGAGCAAAAGCGGTCTGAACTATAGATGCATGCAGGGCACTGCCCACCTCAGTGCCCAGGGAGCTCTGCGATAtcccaaagacaccctgaaggaggACTCCACGTACAAATCAGAAAATAGTGCCCTTAAGAATCAGCTGGCTTCTCTCTCGGCTGAGGTGGCACAGCTGAAGAAGATGTTTTCTCAGCAAATGTATTCCAATCTCAATTAA